The Rahnella aquatilis CIP 78.65 = ATCC 33071 genomic sequence GTGCCAGCGGCGAACTTCGTATCGAAGGCGTCAGCGCTGAACACGCTCATCATCATTCCCACGATCATTCGCATGATCACAGTCATTCACACGATCACGAACATTCACACGATCACAGCCACGGTTTGCCGTTTGCGCCGCGACGTCTGGTGGACATCGAAATGGACGTGCTGGCGAAGAATAACCATATCGCCGCCCACAACCGCGAGCATTTTGCGGCAGCGGGCATTCTGGCACTGAATCTGGTGTCCAGCCCCGGCTCCGGTAAAACGACGCTGCTGACCAGCACCCTGACCCGACTGGCACCGTATTTCGACTGCGCGGTGATAGAGGGTGACCAGCAAACCACTCGCGATGCCGATCGTATCCGCGCCACCGGCGTACCGGCGATCCAGGTGAATACCGGTAAAGGCTGCCATCTGGACGCGCAAATGGTTCACGATGCGCTGCATCAGTTGTCGCCAAACAATAACAGCCTGCTGTTTATTGAAAATGTCGGCAATCTGGTGTGTCCGGCCAGTTTTGATCTTGGCGAATTGCACAAAGTGGCGGTGCTGTCGGTTACGGAAGGCGAGGACAAGCCGCTGAAATATCCGCATATGTTCGCGGCTTCCCGTCTGATGATCCTCAACAAAATCGATCTGCTGCCGTATGTCAGTTTTGACGTCGAAGCCTGCATTGCCAACGCGCGGCAGGTGAATCCGCAGATTGAGGTGATCCGGCTTTCAGCCACCACCGGCGAAGGCATGGATCGGTGGCTGGCCTGGCTGGAGCAGCAACGATGTGCATAGGCATTCCGGGACAAATTGTCGCGCTGCATGAACAGCAGCCCGATCACGCCTGGGCGGAAGTCTGTGGTCTGCGCCGCGAAGTGAATATTGCGCTGGTGTGTGACGGCCAGCCACAATCGCTGATCGGCGGCTGGGTGTTAATCCACGTCGGCTTTGCATTGAGCAAACTCGATGAGCAGGAAGCACAGGAAACGCTGGCCGCGCTGCACGCGATGGAAGAAGTGGAAGCCGATGTCGCCCTGTTTCTCGGTGCGGGAGAGGCACGATAATGCGTTTTGTTGATGAATTTCGTGATCCAAAACTAGCGAAAACGCTGATTGAACGGCTGCATCAGCGGGCGGCATTGCTGCCTTATACTGCTGAAAAGCCTATGCAGATTATGGAAGTGTGCGGCGGCCACACGCATGCCATTTTCAAATTCGGGCTGGATAAACTGCTGCCACCGCAACTGGAATTTATCCACGGGCCGGGGTGTCCGGTGTGCGTGTTACCGATGGGGCGTATTGATGCCTGTTGCGAAATTGCCGCCCATCCCGACGTGATTTTCTGCACCTTTGGCGACGCGCTGCGCGTGCCCGGTAAACAAGGCTCGCTGTTGCAGGCGCGCGAACGCGGTGCCGATGTGCGCGTGGTCTATTCCCCGCTGGATACGCTGAAACTGGCGCGTGAAAACCCGGCCCGTCAGGTGGTGTTTTTCGCCCTCGGTTTTGAAACCACGCTGCCGGTTACCGCCGTCACGCTGCAACAGGCACGGCGCGAACGCCTGAGCAATTTCAGCGTATTTTGTCAGCACATCAGCCTGATGCCGACCTTACGCAGCCTGCTCTCGCAGGATGATGTGCGGATTGACGCTTTTCTGGCACCCGGTCACGTCAGTATGGTCACGGGGACCGCGCCTTATCATTTCATCAATGAAGAGTTCGGCAAGCCGCTGGTGATAAGCGGCTTTGAGCCACTCGATATGCTGCAAAGCGTGCTGATGCTGGTGGAACAAGTTTGCGATGC encodes the following:
- the hypB gene encoding hydrogenase nickel incorporation protein HypB — protein: MCSTCGCASGELRIEGVSAEHAHHHSHDHSHDHSHSHDHEHSHDHSHGLPFAPRRLVDIEMDVLAKNNHIAAHNREHFAAAGILALNLVSSPGSGKTTLLTSTLTRLAPYFDCAVIEGDQQTTRDADRIRATGVPAIQVNTGKGCHLDAQMVHDALHQLSPNNNSLLFIENVGNLVCPASFDLGELHKVAVLSVTEGEDKPLKYPHMFAASRLMILNKIDLLPYVSFDVEACIANARQVNPQIEVIRLSATTGEGMDRWLAWLEQQRCA
- the hypC gene encoding HypC/HybG/HupF family hydrogenase formation chaperone, with protein sequence MCIGIPGQIVALHEQQPDHAWAEVCGLRREVNIALVCDGQPQSLIGGWVLIHVGFALSKLDEQEAQETLAALHAMEEVEADVALFLGAGEAR
- the hypD gene encoding hydrogenase formation protein HypD → MRFVDEFRDPKLAKTLIERLHQRAALLPYTAEKPMQIMEVCGGHTHAIFKFGLDKLLPPQLEFIHGPGCPVCVLPMGRIDACCEIAAHPDVIFCTFGDALRVPGKQGSLLQARERGADVRVVYSPLDTLKLARENPARQVVFFALGFETTLPVTAVTLQQARRERLSNFSVFCQHISLMPTLRSLLSQDDVRIDAFLAPGHVSMVTGTAPYHFINEEFGKPLVISGFEPLDMLQSVLMLVEQVCDASCKTENQYRRVVPEEGNLLAQEAMREVFTLAGSSEWRGLGVIEASGISLMPAYAPFDAERRFNPQAQPVADDPRSRCGEVLTGRCKPHECPLFGTGCTPHNAFGALMVSSEGACAAWYQYRHQETAMADTPQYKHKQQKVSQDE